The Populus trichocarpa isolate Nisqually-1 chromosome 2, P.trichocarpa_v4.1, whole genome shotgun sequence genome has a window encoding:
- the LOC7483783 gene encoding UMP-CMP kinase 3: protein MGSVSDAEKKPAVIFVLGGPGSGKGTQCANVVEHFGYTHLSAGDLLRAEIKSGSENGTMIQNMIKEGKIVPSEVTIKLLQKAMQESGNDKFLIDGFPRNEENRAAFEAVTKIEPAFVLFFNCPEEEMEKRILSRNQGREDDNIETIRKRFNVFLESSLPVVEYYDSKGKVRKVDAAKSVEEVFEAVKAIFTPKEEKVAV, encoded by the exons ATGGGAAGTGTTAGTGATGCTGAGAAGAAGCCtgctgttatttttgttttgg GTGGCCCTGGCAGTGGAAAGGGTACCCAGTGTGCCAATGTTGTTGAACACTTTGGTTACACTCATCTCAGTGCTGGAGATCTTCTTCGAGCAGAAATTAAATCTGGCTCTGAAAATGG AACCATGATTCAGAACATGATTAAGGAGGGAAAGATAGTGCCTTCAGAGGTAACAATAAAGCTCCTCCAAAAAGCAATGCAGGAAAGTGGAAATGACAAATTTCTGATTGATGGTTTTCCCCGCAATGAGGAAAACCGAGCTGCGTTTGAGGCTGTT ACCAAAATTGAACCAGCATTTGTCCTGTTCTTTAATTGTCCTGAAGAGGAGATGGAGAAGCGCATTTTGAGCAGGAACCAG GGAAGAGAAGATGATAACATTGAAACTATAAGGAAGCGGTTTAATGTTTTTCTAGAGTCCAGTCTTCCTGTGGTTGAGTACTATGACTCAAAGGGGAAAGTTAGGAAG GTTGATGCGGCAAAGTCTGTTGAAGAGGTTTTTGAGGCAGTTAAAGCCATCTTTACACCAAAAGAGGAGAAG GTTGCTGTTTAG